A window of Halichoerus grypus chromosome 12, mHalGry1.hap1.1, whole genome shotgun sequence contains these coding sequences:
- the LUC7L2 gene encoding putative RNA-binding protein Luc7-like 2 isoform X5 — MDLGECLKVHDLALRADYEIASKEQDFFFELDAMDHLQSFIADCDRRTEVAKKRLAETQEEISAEVAAKAERVHELNEEIGKLLAKVEQLGAEGNVEESQKVMDEVEKARAKKREAEEVYRNSMPASSFQQQKLRVCEVCSAYLGLHDNDRRLADHFGGKLHLGFIEIREKLEELKRVVAEKQEKRNQERLKRREEREREEREKLRRSRSHSKNPKRSRSREHRRHRSRSMSRERKRRTRSKSREKRHRHRSRSSSRSRSRSHQRSGHSSRDRSRERSRRRSSKERFRDQDLASRDRDRNSRDRSPRDRDRKDKKRSYESANGRSEDRRSSEEREAGEI; from the exons ATGGATCTTGGAGAATGTCTGAAAGTTCATGACCTGGCTTTAAGAGCAGATTATGAAATTGCATCCAAAGAacaagattttttctttgaacTTGAT GCTATGGATCATCTTCAGTCATTCATTGCAGATTGTGATCGAAGAACAGAAGTGGCTAAGAAAAGATTAGCAGAAACTCAAGAAGAGATTAGTGCTGAAGTGGCAGCAAAG gCAGAACGTGTTCACGAGTTAAATGAAGAAATTGGTAAGTTGTTGGCCAAGGTGGAACAACTAGGAGCTGAAGGAAATGTGGAAGAATCCCAGAAAGTAATGGATGAAGTAGAGAAAGCACgggcaaagaaaagagaagcagag GAAGTTTATCGGAATTCTATGCCAGCTTCCAGTTTCCAACAACAGAAACTTCGAGTCTGTGAGGTCTGCTCTGCCTATTTAGGTCTTCATGATAATGATAGACGACTGGCTGATCATTTTGGGGGTAAACTGCACCTGGGATTTATTGAAATAAGAGAGAAGCTTGAAGAATTAAAG AGAGTTGTAGCtgagaaacaggagaaaagaaatcaggAGCGCCTGAAacgaagagaagaaagggagagagaagaaagagagaagctgAGGAG gTCTCGATCACATAGCAAGAATCCCAAAAG GTCCAGGTCCAGAGAGCATCGCAGACATCGCTCTCGCTCTATGTCACGGGAACGGAAGAGGAGAACTCGATCCAAATCGCGGGAGAAACGCCATCGCCACCGATCCCGCTCgagcagccgcagccgcagccgcagccacCAGCGCAGCGGGCACAGCTCGAGAGACAGGAGCAGAGAGCGATCCCGGAGGAG atCCTCAAAAGAAAGATTCAGAGACCAAGACTTAGCATCACGTGACAGAGACAGGAATTCAAGAGACAGATCACCTCGTGACAGAGATCGAAAAGATAAGAAGCGGTCCTATGAGAGCGCTAATGGCAGATCAGAAGACAGGAGGAGCTCTGAAGAGCGCGAAGCAGGGGAGATATAA